Within the Borrelia parkeri genome, the region CATAGACTTACTTGAAGCTGAGGGAGGCATTAAATCTGTTACAATTGAAATAAAAGGAGAATATGCTTACGGATTTTTAAAAAGTGAAGTAGGAATACATCGTCTTGTAAGAATTTCTCCTTTTGATGCTGCAAAAAAGAGACATACATCTTTTGCATCTGTTTTCATTGATCCTGTAATTGATGATAAAATTGAAATAACAATTAAACCAGAAGATATTAGAGTTGATACATATAGAGCCTCAGGAGCAGGAGGGCAACATGTCAATAAAACATCATCTGCTGTTAGAATCACTCACCTTCAAACGGGCATAGTAACTCAATCTCAAACTGATAGAAGTCAACATAGAAATAAAGATCTAGCAATGAGAGTATTAAAATCAAAACTTTATGAACACTACAAAGTACTAGAGCAACAAAAAAGTAAATCTAAACAAGAGGAGAAAAAAGATATATCTTGGGGAAATCAAATAAGGTCTTACATCTTTCAACCCTATACTTTAGTAAAAGATCACAGAACAAAATTTGAAAATCCAAATATCATCTCTGTTATGGATGGAAACATTGATAACTT harbors:
- the prfB gene encoding peptide chain release factor 2 (programmed frameshift), translating into MREKINELLEQIENVWRKLFDSNTIKVKLKEYEKQINDENFWNDNKKAQEILKNQNILKAKIEPWEDLICKLKDLRELCEIAESEEDTALLDQDINKLREQYKHLLTLSYFKEDIDINNAFLTIHSGAGGTEACDWVSMLYRIYLRYSERHGYKTELIDLLEAEGGIKSVTIEIKGEYAYGFLKSEVGIHRLVRISPFDAAKKRHTSFASVFIDPVIDDKIEITIKPEDIRVDTYRASGAGGQHVNKTSSAVRITHLQTGIVTQSQTDRSQHRNKDLAMRVLKSKLYEHYKVLEQQKSKSKQEEKKDISWGNQIRSYIFQPYTLVKDHRTKFENPNIISVMDGNIDNFIEEYLKWKNLS